In Candidatus Margulisiibacteriota bacterium, the following proteins share a genomic window:
- a CDS encoding adenine phosphoribosyltransferase, whose protein sequence is MPIKSRIRTVPHWPKKGIMFRDITTLLKDPVGLKLCLDDFVARYKNKEIDIVVGIDSRGFILGGALAYLLGKGFVPVRKKGKLPAATEREEYALEYGTDVIEIHKDAIEKGQRVLIIDDLIATGGTALAAGKLVKKLGGEVVEFAFIVDLPDIGGRRKLAEAGYQAYAQTAFEGE, encoded by the coding sequence ATGCCGATCAAATCACGGATCCGGACTGTTCCGCACTGGCCGAAAAAAGGGATCATGTTCCGCGATATTACGACGTTGCTGAAAGATCCGGTTGGCTTAAAGCTTTGCCTCGATGACTTTGTCGCCCGCTACAAGAACAAAGAGATCGATATTGTCGTGGGGATAGATTCCCGCGGTTTTATCCTGGGCGGGGCGCTGGCGTACCTGCTGGGGAAAGGGTTTGTCCCGGTCCGCAAAAAAGGAAAACTGCCGGCGGCGACCGAACGGGAAGAGTACGCCCTGGAATACGGGACCGACGTGATCGAGATCCACAAGGACGCGATCGAAAAGGGCCAGCGGGTCCTGATCATTGACGACCTGATCGCGACCGGCGGCACGGCGCTGGCGGCCGGCAAACTGGTGAAAAAGCTCGGCGGCGAAGTTGTCGAATTTGCGTTTATCGTTGACCTGCCCGATATCGGCGGGCGCCGTAAATTGGCAGAGGCCGGTTATCAGGCTTACGCCCAGACTGCTTTCGAAGGGGAGTAG